Proteins encoded in a region of the Zea mays cultivar B73 chromosome 4, Zm-B73-REFERENCE-NAM-5.0, whole genome shotgun sequence genome:
- the LOC103654523 gene encoding uncharacterized protein yields the protein MISCNREQALRAREIALKKIESKDFFGAQKTVLKAQKLFPELENVSQLLTICSVHCAAELRVNGEMDFYGVLQVEEGADEALIKKQYRKLAVSLHPDKNCFVGAEAAFKLIAEAYSVLCDPAKRNDYDLKRSNVFRNVPKLAKQQPSKWTNSHRQSMPGFRETFWTVCPNCRIQYQYYSSILNIMVHCLNCKRSFIAYRLNQQPMATSSSVPNNSQVPANMFVNKQRDTPNQQGHSVKPSCVGRGTNVKPNGYQDLVHMFRNQQHRVHSQNGHPVKPSAGRDTDAKLRMNVAHRDEYMKGKGNDPEMSRGKFQFSTLNEDKFSVPMGNGDMQGRSSISALADPNIIDTQKSVQEDASAVPDAMDLLGSARPSAGWKTYGDSRINVAGKKLMLDHVDLSIIGRRNLQRQDASTVPSSAGSSGTQQSVKRKTYADGNICLNTDTNKRPMKNKCPSDVNMSCKQVCDDGVTNAGIQLDPLHLSSNVDTHHKPKVTDHHANIKEKATETDSDKDNIMEEAPQTVSEKKPSYSECVTLPDLDFFNFEKVKDINVFEVGQIWALYDNLDGMPRYYARIKHFDASNFEIHSTWLEYVAMDEDEKWTDEELPTACGNFRLGKGTDILEKEMFSHIATWTKGKKRKSYVIYPNKGEVWALYKGWSMEWCSDADNHRSYEYEVVEVVSSMSANGGATVVPLVRINGFVSLFATAKDKPSFVIPSSELLRFSHSIPFYRTKGNEKVGVPRGFLELDNACLPADLDAAFPSLTLDSYMSLGKNESSTFVDVTTDNTSCRMDLGDDQIAQKENDHPISTDNPKDMCPEQNTPLKETTNYAKESGDCSLQSSLSPIIYTYPDSDFHRFEENRSCEKFERGQVWALYNNIDKLPKFYAWVRKVREEPFRVEVIWLEACPEQDQEKQWLEQDIPISCGTFKIRKWRAEYGTNDTFSHQVNARETGAKWALEILPQVGDIWAVYMNWAPDWVPCGADACEFAICEVVERTAEASTKLAFLAQVGGYRSVFRPDEQRGVLEVPATERTRFSHQIPYFRLAGEGGGGLRGFYELDPASVPDAFLYGDT from the coding sequence ATGATCAGTTGCAACAGGGAACAGGCGTTGAGGGCCAGGGAAATTGCTCTAAAGAAGATAGAAAGCAAAGATTTTTTTGGTGCCCAGAAGACTGTGCTTAAAGCTCAAAAGCTTTTTCCAGAGCTGGAGAATGTGTCTCAGCTGTTAACCATCTGCAGTGTGCACTGTGCAGCAGAGTTAAGGGTGAATGGAGAGATGGACTTCTATGGagtccttcaagtggaggaaggtGCTGATGAAGCCTTGATAAAAAAGCAGTACCGCAAGCTCGCAGTTTCACTTCACCCTGATAAAAATTGTTTTGTGGGTGCTGAGGCAGCTTTCAAGTTGATTGCTGAAGCTTATTCTGTACTATGTGATCCTGCAAAGCGAAATGATTATGACCTGAAAAGGAGCAATGTATTTAGAAATGTGCCAAAGCTAGCCAAACAGCAACCATCAAAGTGGACTAATTCACATAGACAGAGCATGCCTGGATTTAGAGAAACATTTTGGACTGTATGCCCAAATTGTCGGATCCAATACCAGTACTACAGCAGTATCCTGAACATCATGGTCCACTGTCTGAACTGTAAAAGGAGTTTTATTGCATACAGGCTGAATCAACAGCCCATGGCCACTTCATCAAGTGTACCCAACAACTCCCAAGTTCCTGCAAAcatgtttgtgaataaacagcgCGACACTCCCAATCAACAAGGTCACTCTGTGAAGCCTTCATGTGTCGGTAGAGGCACCAATGTCAAGCCAAATGGTTACCAAGACCTTGTTCACATGTTTCGAAATCAACAACATCGCGTTCACAGTCAAAATGGTCATCCTGTGAAGCCTTCTGCAGGAAGAGACACAGATGCAAAGCTGAGAATGAATGTGGCCCACCGTGATGAATACATGAAAGGGAAAGGTAATGACCCGGAGATGTCGAGGGGGaaatttcaattttcaacgctgaATGAAGATAAATTTTCTGTCCCAATGGGAAATGGGGACATGCAAGGAAGGTCATCAATTTCAGCTCTTGCTGATCCAAACATTATTGACACACAGAAATCAGTTCAGGAAGATGCGTCTGCAGTGCCAGATGCTATGGATCTGCTTGGCTCTGCAAGGCCTTCTGCAGGTTGGAAAACATATGGAGATTCAAGGATAAATGTTGCAGGTAAAAAATTGATGCTAGATCATGTTGATCTAAGTATTATTGGCAGAAGAAACTTGCAAAGACAAGATGCATCTACAGTGCCTTCTAGTGCCGGATCCTCTGGTACCCAACAGTCAGTTAAGAGGAAAACATATGCTGATGGCAATATTTGCCTAAACACGGATACCAACAAGAGACCAATGAAGAATAAATGTCCATCTGATGTTAACATGAGTTGTAAACAAGTATGTGATGATGGTGTCACCAATGCTGGCATACAATTAGATCCACTTCATTTGTCCAGCAATGTAGACACCCACCACAAGCCAAAAGTTACTGATCATCATGCAAATATCAAGGAAAAAGCTACTGAAACTGATAGTGATAAGGACAATATCATGGAAGAAGCTCCTCAAACTGTTAGTGAAAAGAAGCCTTCCTACTCTGAGTGTGTCACCTTACCTGATCTAGATTTCTTCAATTTTGAGAAGGTTAAGGATATCAATGTGTTTGAAGTTGGTCAGATATGGGCCCTCTATGATAACCTTGATGGCATGCCAAGATATTATGCTCGTATAAAGCATTTTGATGCCTCGAACTTCGAAATACATTCAACTTGGCTGGAgtatgttgcaatggatgaagaTGAGAAGTGGACTGATGAAGAACTGCCTACTGCTTGTGGAAACTTTCGCCTTGGAAAAGGAACCGATATATTAGAAAAGGAAATGTTTTCTCACATTGCTACTTGGACGAAAGGTAAAAAGAGGAAGTCGTATGTCATATATCCTAACAAGGGTGAGGTATGGGCTCTTTACAAGGGGTGGAGCATGGAATGGTGCTCAGATGCAGATAATCATAGATCATATGAGTATGAGGTTGTGGAAGTCGTGTCAAGTATGTCAGCCAATGGTGGCGCGACCGTTGTCCCACTGGTCAGGATTAACGGATTTGTTAGTTTATTTGCAACAgctaaggacaaaccttcatttgTGATACCATCAAGTGAGCTGCTCCGGTTTTCTCACAGCATTCCTTTTTATAGGACTAAAGGAAATGAAAAGGTTGGTGTTCCAAGAGGATTTCTGGAACTGGACAATGCATGTCTCCCTGCTGACCTGGATGCAGCATTCCCTTCTCTTACTCTTGATTCTTACATGTCTCTCGGCAAGAACGAAAGCAGCACATTTGTTGATGTGACCACTGACAATACAAGTTGTAGGATGGATCTGGGAGATGATCAAATTGCTCAAAAAGAGAATGACCACCCAATATCTACAGACAATCCCAAAGATATGTGCCCGGAAcaaaatacacccttaaaggaaaCCACTAATTATGCCAAAGAGTCTGGTGATTGCTCTCTTCAAAGCAGCCTCTCCCCCATCATATACACATATCCTGATTCTGATTTCCACAGATTTGAAGAAAATCGCTCCTGCGAGAAGTTTGAACGTGGACAAGTATGGGCCCTGTACAACAACATTGATAAACTCCCCAAGTTCTATGCCTGGGTAAGAAAAGTCAGGGAAGAGCCGTTTAGAGTCGAGGTGATCTGGCTCGAGGCCTGCCCCGAACAGGACCAGGAGAAACAGTGGCTGGAGCAGGACATACCCATCAGCTGCGGGACATTCAAGATCCGAAAATGGAGAGCCGAGTACGGCACAAACGACACCTTCTCTCATCAAGTAAATGCCAGAGAAACCGGCGCAAAGTGGGCGCTCGAAATCCTCCCGCAGGTCGGCGACATCTGGGCCGTCTACATGAACTGGGCACCTGACTGGGTCCCGTGCGGTGCTGACGCCTGCGAGTTCGCTATCTGCGAGGTCGTCGAGCGCACCGCTGAAGCTAGCACAAAGCTCGCCTTCCTGGCCCAAGTCGGCGGCTACCGGTCCGTGTTCAGGCCTGACGAGCAGAGGGGAGTGTTGGAGGTGCCTGCCACGGAGAGGACGAGGTTCTCCCACCAGATACCTTATTTCCGGCTGGCGGGAGAGGGAGGTGGTGGGCTCCGTGGCTTCTACGAGCTTGACCCTGCTTCCGTCCCCGACGCCTTCCTGTATGGGGACACCTGA